The proteins below come from a single Tachypleus tridentatus isolate NWPU-2018 chromosome 13, ASM421037v1, whole genome shotgun sequence genomic window:
- the LOC143239716 gene encoding uncharacterized protein LOC143239716, with the protein MIWSNLLIIISLRLLTPTTGLVTITSKLFSLNVKVSPGQLFPPVAAFDGVSVNSMVECAVFCTRRQQPCIAFNVQYLNTDTSNVQECLLAENKMTAERREVVYNSFKYLEVFSLDSVPNLLTLSNNSVNSTGGITQAQSTNEVKSSLKTSTTTTLTSITKESTTAIPTKSWTTAITPQETSTVSTIKTTATVPTTTGFTTEKTFLTTFPTTKVRITTKTTDYPTTKTTTTIPTTKEFSTTKIPSTTTTIVPITTGIFTTKSIAPTTTGISTAELPSTTKNIALTTIRISSTKTTITSKQTEVTQATSDEPNTVHAATTMMMRNLYETQVNWVVTYLLFSGNKIYAYSDSNFEVQPFVFSWDDIMPVRKPEASTVEAIATYGDNYHMSLLLNDNTIFNFESRWEGGFKNETYDETLFLPECLLTSNVQAVIDSDDSLQSCIYINKDAAGQTVYRGGHAENKLSVAVSEVMTTNPGSPITASLSIGKLYSVQKILLFMGKKYVVLEHSAFGSWTNKGQFYITF; encoded by the exons ATGATTTGGTCaaatttacttattattatttcattacgcCTTTTAACACCAACAACAGGCCTAGTTACCATAACATCCAAATTATTCAGCTTGAACGTTAAAGTTTCTCCAGGTCAACTCTTTCCTCCAGTTGCTGCTTTTGATGGCGTTTCTGTTAATTCTATGGTTGAATGTGCTGTCTTCTGTACTCGGCGTCAACAACCTTGTATAGCTTTTAACGTCCAATATCTGAATACCGACACATCAAACGTACAAGAATGTTTACTAGCAGAAAATAAAATGACCGCCGAAAGAAGGGAGGTTGTGTATAACTCTTTCAAGTACTTAGag GTTTTTTCACTGGATTCAGTTCCTAATTTATTGACCTTATCAAACAATTCTGTGAACTCTACAGGAGGAATTACGCAAGCTCAGTCTACGAATGAGGTAAAGAGTTcattaaaaacatcaacaacaacaacactaacaTCTATAACTAAAGAATCTACAACAGCAATACCAACAAAATCTTGGACAACAGCTATAACACCCCAGGAAACATCAAcagtttcaacaataaaaacaacagctACAGTTCCGACAACAACAGGATTTACcacagaaaaaacatttttgacaACATTTCCCACGACAAAAGTAAGGATAACAACGAAAACAACAGATTATCCCACAACAAAAACAACCACTACAATTCCTACAACAAAAgaattttcaacaacaaaaatacccTCTACAACAACAACTATAGTTCCAATAACAACAGGAATTTTTACAACAAAAAGTATAGCCCCAACAACAACAGGGATTTCCACAGCCGAACTACCCTCGACAACTAAAAATATAGCCctaacaacaataagaatttcctcgacaaaaacaacaataacctcAAAACAAACTGAAGTTACACAAGCAACAAGTGATGAACCAAACACTGTGCATGCAGCTACAACAATGATGATGAGGAATCTCTATGAAACACAAGTGAATTGGGTCGTCACATACCTTCTCTTTTCTGGGAACAAGATCTACGCTTATAGTGACTCAAACTTCGAAGTCCAGCCTTTTGTCTTCAGCTGGGATGATATTATGCCAGTACGTAAGCCGGAAGCATCAACAGTAGAAGCCATTGCTACTTATGGGGACAATTATCACATGTCTCTTCTATTAAACG ATAAcacaatctttaattttgaatcaaGATGGGAAGGCgggtttaaaaatgaaacttatgaTGAGACGCTCTTTCTTCCTGAATGTTTACTGACATCTAATGTTCAGGCAGTCATTGACAGCGATGACAGTCTGCAAAGCTGCATTTATATTAACAAGGATGCAGCCGGACAAACGGTTTACAGAGGTGGTCATGCAGAAAACAAACTTTCCGTAGCTGTCTCTGAAGTAATGACTACAAATCCAGGTTCTCCAATTACAGCTTCACTCTCTATAGGAAAACTCTATTCAGTTCAAAAAATCTTGCTCTTCATGGGAAAGAAATATGTTGTACTAGAGCATTCTGCATTTGGAAGCTGGACTAACAAAGGACAATTCTATATAACGTTTTAA